A window from Ovis canadensis isolate MfBH-ARS-UI-01 breed Bighorn chromosome 4, ARS-UI_OviCan_v2, whole genome shotgun sequence encodes these proteins:
- the GPR22 gene encoding G-protein coupled receptor 22: MCFSPILEINMQSESNITVRDDIDDINTNMYQPLSYPLSFQVSLTGFLMLEIVLGLGSNLTVLVLYCMKSNLINSVSNIITMNLHVLDVIICVGCIPLTIVILLLSLESNTALICCFHEACVSFASVSTAINVFAITLDRYDISVKPANRILTMGRAAMLMISIWIFSFFSFLIPFIEVNFFSLQSGNTWENKTLLCVSTNEYYTELGMYYHLLVQIPIFFFTVIVMLITYSKILQALNIRIGTRFSTGQKKKARKKKTISLTTQHETTDMSQGSAGRNVVFGVRTSVSVIIALRRAMKRHRERRERQKRVFKMSLLIISTFLLCWTPISVLNTTILCLGPSDLLVKLRLCFLVMGYGTTIFHPLLYAFTRQKFQKVLKSKMKKRVVSIVEADPMPNNAVIHNSWIDPKRNKKITFEDSEIREKCLVPQVVTD; encoded by the coding sequence ATgtgtttttctcccattctggaaaTCAACATGCAGTCTGAATCTAACATTACAGTGCGAGATGACATTGATGACATCAACACCAATATGTACCAACCACTATCATATCCATTAAGCTTTCAAGTGTCTCTCACCGGATTTCTTATGTTAGAAATTGTGTTGGGACTTGGCAGCAACCTCACCGTATTGGTACTTTACTGCATGAAATCCAACTTAATCAACTCTGTCAGTAACATTATTACAATGAATCTTCATGTACTTGATGTAATCATTTGTGTGGGATGTATTCCTCTAACTATAGTTATCCTTCTGCTTTCACTGGAGAGTAACACTGCTCTCATCTGCTGTTTCCATGAGGCCTGTGTATCTTTTGCAAGTGTCTCAACAGCAATCAACGTTTTCGCTATCACTTTGGACAGATACGACATCTCTGTAAAGCCTGCAAACCGAATTCTGACAATGGGCAGAGCTGCAATGCTAATGATATCCATTtggattttttcatttttctctttcctgattCCCTTTATTGAGGTAAATTTTTTCAGCCTTCAAAGTGGAAATACATGGGAAAACAAGACACTTTTGTGTGTCAGCACAAATGAATACTACACAGAACTGGGAATGTATTATCACCTGCTAGTACAGATTCCAATATTCTTTTTCACTGTCATAGTGATGTTAATCACATACAGCAAAATACTTCAGGCTCTCAATATTCGAATAGGCACAAGATTCTCAACAGGGCagaagaagaaagcaagaaagaaaaagacaatttcTCTAACCACACAACATGAGACTACAGACATGTcacaaggcagtgctgggagaaATGTAGTCTTTGGTGTTAGAACTTCAGTGTCTGTAATAATTGCTCTCCGGCGAGCTATGAAACGACACCGTGAACGACGAGAAAGGCAGAAAAGAGTCTTCAAAATGTCTTTATTGATTATTTCTACATTTCTTCTCTGCTGGACAccaatttctgttttaaataccACCATTTTATGTTTAGGCCCAAGTGACCTTTTAGTAAAATTAAGGTTGTGTTTTCTAGTCATGGGTTATGGAACAACTATATTTCACCCTCTATTATATGCATTTACTAGACAAAAATTTCAAAAggtcttaaaaagtaaaatgaaaaagcgAGTTGTTTCCATAGTAGAAGCTGATCCCATGCCTAATAATGCTGTAATACACAACTCTTGGATAGAtcctaaaagaaacaaaaaaatcaccTTTGAAGATAGCGAAATTAGAGAAAAATGTTTAGTACCTCAGGTTGTCACAGACTAG